A genomic stretch from Bordetella sp. N includes:
- a CDS encoding DMT family transporter, translated as MQALWMLLASLMFAIMGSCVKLATEYEASLAQVVLFRGMPSVVLILVWARAGRHSIIPSKWRPHLWRNLAGVSSMWLGFYALSHLPLATATSLTYTSPLFIAGYMLGWGGSQRDPIRVTSVALGFMGVIAILRPNIGDDQWVAALMGLGAGGCAAISMMQIRELGRIGEPEWRTVLFFSLAVSLSSLVGLLVHGWGDTTLQGYAALFGIGLAGLCGQLAMTRAFGMGSALLTAALQYSTIIFAACLGMVFWHDHLDAIAWSGMALIIAAGLLSVWRTLRETRRPITKTAQEKA; from the coding sequence ATGCAGGCTCTTTGGATGTTGTTGGCGTCGCTCATGTTCGCCATCATGGGTTCTTGCGTGAAGCTCGCCACCGAATACGAGGCGTCACTGGCGCAGGTGGTGCTGTTTCGGGGGATGCCGTCGGTAGTGCTGATCCTGGTATGGGCGCGCGCCGGCCGCCATTCCATCATCCCTTCCAAATGGCGGCCCCATCTGTGGCGCAACCTGGCCGGCGTGTCTTCCATGTGGCTGGGCTTCTACGCCCTGTCACACCTGCCGCTGGCCACGGCCACCAGCCTGACCTACACCTCGCCGCTGTTCATCGCCGGCTACATGCTGGGCTGGGGCGGCTCGCAGCGCGATCCGATCCGGGTCACCTCCGTGGCCCTGGGCTTCATGGGCGTGATCGCCATCTTGCGGCCCAATATCGGTGACGACCAGTGGGTGGCCGCGCTGATGGGCCTGGGCGCCGGCGGCTGCGCCGCCATCTCGATGATGCAGATCCGCGAACTGGGCCGCATCGGCGAGCCCGAGTGGCGCACCGTGCTTTTCTTCTCGCTGGCGGTCAGCCTGAGCAGCCTGGTCGGCCTGCTGGTCCACGGTTGGGGCGACACCACCCTGCAGGGCTACGCGGCCCTGTTCGGCATCGGTCTGGCGGGCCTGTGCGGCCAGCTGGCCATGACGCGCGCCTTCGGCATGGGCTCGGCCTTGTTGACGGCCGCCCTGCAGTATTCCACCATCATCTTCGCCGCCTGCCTGGGCATGGTGTTCTGGCACGATCATCTCGATGCCATCGCCTGGTCCGGCATGGCGCTGATTATCGCGGCCGGCTTGCTGTCGGTCTGGCGCACCTTGCGGGAAACGCGCCGCCCCATTACCAAGACTGCCCAGGAGAAAGCCTGA
- a CDS encoding sulfurtransferase, producing the protein MTMTLISVSELAARLGDADLRLFDLRHDLMDHAAGRRQYEQSHIAGARYLDNETELAAPRTGKNGRHPLPDRATLAALLSSHGVTPNSLVVAYDASGGQFASHLWWMLRWLGHDRVAVLDGGWQAWSAAGLAVESGSGPKAAPAGADSSLTPRAALTEPVDANAVLANIAQPGFTVVDARAAARYRGEMEPIDPVAGHIPGALNRPNTDNLAADGKFKSPQELRKEFEAVLGKRAPDTIVHQCGSGITASHNLLAMEVAGLSGSRLYPGSWSEWVSDPSRPQAKG; encoded by the coding sequence ATGACCATGACCTTGATTTCCGTATCCGAATTGGCTGCCCGCCTGGGCGATGCCGATCTGCGGCTGTTCGACCTGCGCCACGACTTGATGGACCATGCGGCCGGCCGACGCCAGTACGAGCAATCGCACATCGCGGGTGCCCGTTATCTGGACAACGAAACCGAACTGGCCGCGCCGCGCACCGGCAAGAATGGCCGTCACCCCTTGCCGGATCGCGCGACGCTGGCCGCGCTGCTGTCCAGCCATGGCGTCACCCCCAATAGCCTGGTCGTCGCCTACGACGCCAGCGGCGGCCAGTTTGCCTCCCATCTGTGGTGGATGCTGCGTTGGCTGGGCCACGATCGCGTGGCCGTGCTGGACGGCGGCTGGCAGGCTTGGTCCGCCGCCGGCCTGGCGGTGGAAAGCGGCAGCGGCCCGAAAGCCGCGCCCGCCGGCGCGGACAGCAGCCTGACGCCGCGCGCGGCCCTGACCGAGCCGGTCGACGCCAACGCCGTGCTGGCCAATATCGCGCAGCCGGGCTTTACCGTCGTGGACGCAAGGGCGGCGGCGCGCTATCGGGGTGAGATGGAGCCGATCGACCCCGTCGCCGGCCACATTCCGGGCGCCTTGAATCGGCCCAATACCGACAACCTGGCCGCTGACGGCAAGTTCAAGTCGCCGCAGGAACTGCGCAAGGAGTTCGAAGCGGTGCTGGGCAAGCGCGCGCCCGACACGATCGTTCACCAGTGCGGTTCCGGCATCACCGCGTCGCACAATCTGCTGGCCATGGAAGTGGCGGGCTTGAGCGGCTCGCGCCTGTACCCCGGCTCGTGGAGCGAGTGGGTCAGCGATCCTTCGCGCCCGCAGGCCAAGGGCTGA
- a CDS encoding aromatic ring-hydroxylating dioxygenase subunit alpha, protein MTDVGRMAQFVPARTQLPVSAYFDEARFQREQEIIFKQSSLYVGNQKMVPEVGDWRTLVQENGGRVLVRNKEGIELISNVCRHRQALMLGGATGNVSGNVNTAGNLRATGGNIVCPLHRWTYDKQGQLLGAPQFAATPCMDLPRYRLRDCHGLLFEGPRDPSKDLATLFNRPEFDFGDYVLDHVEVHQCNYNWKTFIEVYLEDYHVAPFHPGLGHFVTCDDLEWEFGNWHSVQRVGVNNALAQPGSDVYRQWHDNLMQYRAGDVPEFGAIWATYFPTHMIELYPNVLVLSTLHPRGPQDTVNVVEFYYPEEIAAFEREFVDAQRAAYMETAVEDDEIAERMDAGRKALMLRGVSEAGPYQSPMEDGMQHFHEWYRTIMAETEPHP, encoded by the coding sequence ATGACCGACGTCGGTCGGATGGCGCAATTTGTGCCGGCTCGCACGCAGCTCCCCGTCAGCGCCTATTTTGACGAAGCACGCTTTCAGCGCGAGCAAGAAATCATCTTTAAACAGTCTTCGCTGTACGTCGGCAACCAGAAGATGGTCCCCGAGGTAGGAGACTGGCGCACGCTCGTCCAGGAAAATGGCGGGCGGGTATTGGTACGCAATAAAGAAGGCATCGAGCTCATCTCGAATGTCTGCCGCCACCGTCAGGCTTTGATGCTGGGTGGCGCGACCGGCAATGTGTCCGGCAACGTCAACACGGCGGGCAATCTACGCGCCACCGGGGGCAACATCGTCTGCCCGCTGCATCGCTGGACCTACGACAAGCAGGGCCAGCTGCTCGGCGCGCCGCAATTCGCCGCCACGCCGTGCATGGACTTGCCGCGCTATCGCCTGCGCGATTGCCACGGCTTGCTGTTCGAAGGCCCGCGCGATCCGTCCAAGGATCTCGCCACGCTGTTCAACCGGCCCGAGTTCGATTTTGGCGACTATGTGCTGGACCACGTCGAAGTCCACCAGTGCAACTACAACTGGAAGACCTTCATCGAGGTCTACCTCGAGGACTACCACGTCGCGCCCTTCCACCCGGGCCTGGGCCACTTCGTCACGTGCGACGACCTGGAATGGGAATTCGGCAACTGGCACAGCGTGCAACGCGTGGGCGTGAATAACGCGCTGGCGCAGCCGGGGTCGGACGTTTACCGCCAGTGGCACGACAACCTGATGCAGTATCGGGCGGGCGACGTGCCGGAGTTCGGCGCGATCTGGGCCACCTACTTCCCCACGCACATGATCGAGCTGTATCCCAATGTGCTGGTGCTGTCGACCCTGCATCCGCGGGGTCCGCAGGACACGGTGAACGTGGTCGAGTTCTACTACCCCGAGGAAATAGCCGCCTTCGAACGCGAGTTCGTCGACGCGCAACGCGCGGCGTATATGGAAACGGCGGTCGAGGACGACGAGATCGCCGAACGCATGGACGCGGGCCGCAAGGCCTTGATGTTGCGCGGCGTCTCCGAGGCGGGACCTTACCAGTCGCCGATGGAAGATGGCATGCAACATTTCCATGAATGGTACAGAACCATCATGGCCGAGACTGAGCCGCATCCCTGA
- a CDS encoding tripartite tricarboxylate transporter substrate binding protein — translation MRLWLKLFATLALVGACGAASAQYPDRPIKVVSPFPAGGATDVLTRLLAERMGKDLKASMIVENRAGAGTAIGASYVQREAPDGYTILMATNSTLVTNRFLYKDLPYDPDGYAPIGMVGIGPLVLLAGPKEPFHNTAELVAYAKKNPGKLTFASFGPGTSSHLAGELFKSQTGIDILHVPFKGANQALPALIGGDVDLFFDMVATGMPQANSGKVQVFGITSKQRLDSEPKLATIAEQGYTKFDMSAWFSFVAPKGTPPEVLGKLQAALADALKDETLRKKMLEMGIQPSDGTPQALTSQIKSELPVVQTLVKQANVVLQ, via the coding sequence ATGCGACTTTGGCTCAAGCTCTTCGCCACCCTCGCGCTCGTCGGCGCCTGCGGCGCGGCCAGCGCCCAATATCCCGACCGGCCCATCAAGGTCGTGTCGCCCTTCCCGGCCGGCGGCGCCACCGACGTGCTGACCCGCCTGCTGGCGGAGCGCATGGGCAAGGACCTGAAAGCCTCGATGATCGTGGAGAACCGCGCCGGCGCCGGTACCGCCATCGGCGCCTCCTACGTGCAACGCGAAGCCCCGGACGGCTACACCATCCTGATGGCGACCAACTCCACCCTGGTCACCAACCGCTTCCTTTACAAGGACCTGCCCTACGACCCGGACGGCTACGCGCCCATCGGCATGGTGGGCATCGGCCCGCTGGTCCTGCTGGCCGGCCCCAAGGAACCCTTCCACAACACCGCCGAACTGGTCGCCTACGCCAAGAAAAATCCCGGCAAGCTGACCTTCGCGTCCTTCGGCCCCGGCACGTCGTCCCACCTGGCGGGCGAACTGTTCAAGTCGCAGACCGGCATCGATATCCTGCACGTCCCCTTCAAGGGCGCCAACCAGGCCCTGCCGGCGCTGATCGGCGGCGACGTGGACCTGTTCTTCGACATGGTCGCCACCGGCATGCCGCAGGCCAACTCCGGCAAGGTGCAGGTCTTCGGCATCACCAGCAAGCAACGCCTGGACAGTGAACCCAAACTGGCGACCATCGCCGAACAGGGCTACACCAAGTTCGACATGAGTGCCTGGTTCAGCTTCGTCGCGCCCAAGGGCACCCCGCCGGAAGTCCTGGGCAAGCTGCAAGCCGCCCTGGCCGACGCGCTCAAGGACGAAACCCTGCGTAAAAAGATGCTGGAAATGGGCATCCAGCCCAGCGACGGCACGCCCCAGGCACTGACCTCGCAGATCAAATCCGAACTGCCCGTGGTCCAGACCCTGGTGAAGCAGGCCAACGTCGTTTTGCAGTAA
- a CDS encoding IclR family transcriptional regulator, whose protein sequence is MQSGKPQVGDASAASGEGGAAAPVRDRAGRRRRAPVAEGAERSADFITALARGLQVLRCFQAGSGALGNLELARLTGLPKATLSRITYTLTELGYLRYDRDSGRYAPGHGVLALGLGLLSGLEVRQLAKPAMQSLAQQTGGALALGTCDGDAMAYVEAIHGSSALYLRLPVGCRVSMDSAMGRAYLALLPAAARRDLMLRLGALAPLPEVIDRCVADLASTGCCFAMGEWQSGINAAAAPFESATGEGIFVISCGGPATLLPESVLRNEVAPILHRTAQSLSRPA, encoded by the coding sequence ATGCAATCCGGAAAACCCCAGGTAGGTGATGCGTCCGCTGCCAGCGGGGAGGGGGGCGCGGCCGCGCCCGTGCGGGATCGGGCGGGGCGGCGGCGGCGGGCGCCGGTGGCGGAAGGGGCCGAGCGGTCGGCCGATTTCATTACGGCCTTGGCGCGGGGCCTGCAGGTGTTGCGGTGTTTCCAGGCGGGTAGCGGGGCCCTGGGCAATCTGGAGCTGGCGCGGCTGACCGGCCTGCCCAAGGCGACGCTCAGCCGCATTACTTACACCCTGACCGAGCTGGGCTACCTGCGTTACGACCGCGACAGTGGGCGTTATGCCCCCGGGCATGGCGTGCTGGCGCTTGGGCTGGGCCTGCTGTCCGGCCTGGAGGTGCGCCAGCTGGCCAAGCCGGCCATGCAGTCCCTGGCGCAGCAGACGGGCGGCGCCCTGGCGCTGGGCACGTGCGACGGTGACGCCATGGCGTATGTGGAGGCCATCCATGGCTCTTCCGCCTTGTATCTGCGTTTGCCGGTGGGTTGCCGCGTGAGCATGGACAGCGCCATGGGCCGGGCGTATCTGGCCTTGCTGCCGGCGGCCGCGCGGCGCGATCTGATGTTGCGGCTGGGGGCTTTGGCGCCTTTGCCTGAAGTCATCGATCGTTGTGTGGCGGATCTGGCTTCTACGGGGTGTTGTTTCGCCATGGGGGAATGGCAGTCCGGCATCAATGCCGCGGCGGCGCCGTTCGAGTCCGCCACGGGCGAGGGCATCTTCGTCATCAGTTGCGGCGGCCCCGCCACCTTGCTCCCCGAGTCCGTCCTGCGCAACGAGGTCGCCCCGATCCTCCACCGCACCGCCCAGTCCCTTTCCCGCCCAGCTTAA
- a CDS encoding exodeoxyribonuclease VII small subunit translates to MATRQVPPVTPAADPADAAALPQDFEGALAQLEDLVASMEDGSLPLEASLAAYKRGVALTRICQERLAQAEQQVKVLEGDLLRPLDPGALDDDTNG, encoded by the coding sequence TTGGCGACCAGGCAAGTTCCCCCCGTCACCCCCGCGGCCGACCCGGCCGATGCCGCCGCGCTGCCGCAGGATTTCGAAGGCGCATTGGCGCAGCTGGAAGACCTGGTCGCTTCGATGGAAGACGGTTCCCTGCCGCTGGAAGCCTCCCTGGCCGCCTATAAGCGCGGCGTGGCGTTGACCCGGATCTGCCAGGAACGCCTGGCCCAGGCCGAGCAGCAGGTCAAAGTGCTGGAAGGCGACCTGTTGCGGCCGCTCGACCCCGGTGCGTTGGACGACGATACGAACGGATGA